TAATGTTTACCTCTGAGTCACCAGGGTATTCCTTGAGTTGAATGCTCAAGTCCCAGGTGCCGCATGGGCAAATCTTAACACTTCAATGCAGGAGCAAACTCTAGGCAGCCTTTGAAGTTCTTTGAATAAACTGTTGGCTGTGGGGGAGAAAGAACCCCCACTTATGTTGTGTGATATGTTTGCCAGGGAGAAAGCACCCTTCATTTATTCTTGTTTCTTTTAGCCCTTCCTTAAATGGCATAGCATGGGGTGATGGGAGTATTTTTAGACTACGCTTGAGGATGCAAATTAAAAGCAACCCATTTATGTTTTGTATACATTGTGAAGAAAGAGGGGGCTAATGCTCATGGTGctatttgtttctctctttcagcTGGACAGGCTTCCTTTACATCCTCTCTACGTTTTCATGAGCCACTTCCAAGCCCACGCGCAGACCCTTCTGGCAGGTGTTAGAGTCCCCCTGAACCTCATCCCACCACCAGACATTCAGAAAAGTTTAGTTTAAAGGCCTAAATATGACAGTTGCCACTGGAGATCCCAcagatgaagcagcagctttgccTGGTCATCCTCAGGACACCTACAACCCAGAAACTGACCATGAATGTTGCGAGAGGGTGGTCATCAACATCTCGGGACTGCGCTTTGAAACACAGCTCAAGACACTTGCTCAGTTTCCAGAGACCTTGTTAGGAGACCCTAAAAAGAGAATGAGATATTTTGATCCCCTTCGGAACGAGTATTTCTTTGACCGAAACAGACCCAGCTTTGATGCTATTTTGTACTACTACCAGTCTGGTGGCAGGTTGAGGAGGCCTGTTAATGTCCCCTTAGACATCTTCTCAGAAGAGATAAGGTTTTATGAACTTGGGGAGGAAGCTATGGAGATGTTTCGGGAGGATGAAGGTTACATCAAGGAAGAAGAGCGGCCTTTACCAGAGAATGAGTTTCAGAGACAAGTGTGGCTGCTGTTTGAATATCCAGAAAGCTCTGGGCCAGCCAGGATTATAGCAATTGTCTCTGTCATGGTCATTTTGATCTCAATTGTAAGCTTCTGCCTGGAAACTTTGCCTGTGTTCCGGGATGAGAATGATGAGATGCATGGCAGCAGTAGCAACCCAAGCTCTTACTCCAATAGCACTATGGGGTCTCAGCAGCAAACATCTTTCACAGACCCTTTCTTTATAGTGGAGACGCTCTGCATCATTTGGTTCTCCTTTGAGTTCTTGGTGAGATTCTTCGCCTGCCCCAGCAAAGCTGGCTTTTTTACCAACATCATGAACATCATTGACATTGTAGCCATCATCCCCTACTTCATCACACTTGGAACGGAACTGGCTGAGAAACCAGAAGATGGCCAACAAGGTCAGCAGGCAATGTCTCTTGCCATCCTCCGAGTGATCCGCCTGGTGAGGGTCTTCAGGATCTTCAAGCTCTCCAGGCACTCCAAGGGATTGCAGATCCTCGGACAGACCCTGAAGGCCAGCATGAGGGAGCTGGGCCTCTTGATATTTTTCCTCTTCATTGGTGTCATTCTCTTCTCCAGTGCTGTCTACTTTGCAGAGGCCGACGAGAGCGATTCTCagtttcccagcatccctgatgcTTTTTGGTGGGCCGTGGTTTCCATGACAACAGTTGGCTATGGAGACATGGTCCCCACGACCATAGGTGGGAAAATAGTTG
The Podarcis raffonei isolate rPodRaf1 chromosome 6, rPodRaf1.pri, whole genome shotgun sequence DNA segment above includes these coding regions:
- the KCNA2 gene encoding potassium voltage-gated channel subfamily A member 2 is translated as MTVATGDPTDEAAALPGHPQDTYNPETDHECCERVVINISGLRFETQLKTLAQFPETLLGDPKKRMRYFDPLRNEYFFDRNRPSFDAILYYYQSGGRLRRPVNVPLDIFSEEIRFYELGEEAMEMFREDEGYIKEEERPLPENEFQRQVWLLFEYPESSGPARIIAIVSVMVILISIVSFCLETLPVFRDENDEMHGSSSNPSSYSNSTMGSQQQTSFTDPFFIVETLCIIWFSFEFLVRFFACPSKAGFFTNIMNIIDIVAIIPYFITLGTELAEKPEDGQQGQQAMSLAILRVIRLVRVFRIFKLSRHSKGLQILGQTLKASMRELGLLIFFLFIGVILFSSAVYFAEADESDSQFPSIPDAFWWAVVSMTTVGYGDMVPTTIGGKIVGSLCAIAGVLTIALPVPVIVSNFNYFYHRETEGEEQAQYLQVTSCPKIPSSPDLKKSRSASTISKSDYMEIQEGVNNSNEDFREENLKTANCTLANTNYVNITKMLTDV